A genomic window from Dethiosulfovibrio russensis includes:
- a CDS encoding YitT family protein, translating to MRHNRTLKGMLAETRRFIREEGRSLVAITLGAMIYAMAIQLFVIPAKLPGTGVNGIALLLNYMWGIPLAIPIWGLNAILFMYGWKVLPKRFTLWSIYGTVIFTAFLKVAETSLPVPVIDDRFLLIVVAGLLQGIPYAMIFTAGGSLGGTDIISMAVRRKTGMEVSQFTMIANMLVIGLFLMAVSFENVVYGVVLSYITTTVMGGSMRSFGLRKEALIVSSDPDRVRHFITQELGRGVTVFIGRGGFSDSPRDILMTLLTARQAMLLKQYLQKTDPKAFLRLADATEVLGRGFGSWKKDV from the coding sequence TTGAGACATAACAGGACCCTTAAGGGAATGCTTGCCGAAACGAGGAGATTCATAAGGGAAGAGGGCAGGTCCCTGGTGGCCATAACCCTGGGGGCTATGATCTACGCCATGGCCATACAGCTTTTCGTAATTCCCGCCAAGCTTCCCGGAACGGGAGTCAACGGCATAGCTTTGCTGCTCAACTATATGTGGGGAATACCTCTGGCAATACCGATATGGGGGCTAAATGCGATTCTTTTCATGTACGGATGGAAGGTCCTCCCTAAGAGATTCACCCTTTGGAGCATATACGGAACCGTGATCTTCACCGCCTTTCTGAAGGTGGCGGAAACTTCCCTACCCGTGCCGGTGATAGACGACAGATTCCTCCTGATAGTGGTCGCCGGACTTCTCCAGGGGATCCCCTATGCTATGATATTCACCGCCGGAGGATCCCTCGGGGGAACCGACATCATCTCCATGGCGGTCCGCAGAAAGACGGGCATGGAGGTAAGTCAGTTCACCATGATAGCCAACATGCTGGTGATAGGGCTGTTCCTGATGGCGGTCAGCTTCGAGAACGTCGTTTACGGCGTGGTGCTGTCCTACATTACCACCACCGTCATGGGAGGCTCCATGAGGTCCTTCGGATTGAGGAAGGAAGCCCTGATCGTGAGCAGCGACCCGGACCGGGTGCGCCATTTCATAACCCAGGAGCTGGGAAGAGGGGTAACGGTGTTCATAGGCAGGGGAGGCTTCTCCGACTCGCCGAGAGACATACTCATGACCCTTCTGACCGCCAGGCAGGCCATGCTGCTCAAACAATATCTTCAGAAGACCGACCCGAAGGCGTTCTTGCGACTCGCCGACGCCACGGAGGTCCTGGGACGGGGCTTCGGCAGCTGGAAGAAGGACGTCTGA
- a CDS encoding restriction endonuclease subunit S, protein MRKENPVMTLDELFDVRNGVASSRLSISHHPAPNHVPYLRPAKTQQRTIAGWVPESEIGSDNIYPEGTLFVSTDGAGSHSYSYVSKFRFACNSNVAVLLPKRDMSVNEKLYYARCISMNRHKFSYGRKPKGDRLKQIELPTVPDWVNEKIFKNNFSSLSRLMSLSTEAIDITATDQTETFVSVSDLFNVFYGTNLELNALEPAENGTGVNFVSRSSKNNGISARVKLLPDISPIQGGVLTVAGGGSVLETFLQLEPFYSGFHLFYLVPRESMCAEELLYYASCIRENRFRYSYGRQANRTLGGLKIPARSSIPHWVFGSLAKIVEQVEIDLKT, encoded by the coding sequence ATGAGGAAGGAGAATCCGGTAATGACGCTTGATGAGTTGTTCGACGTGCGAAATGGGGTCGCTAGCTCCAGGTTGTCAATATCTCACCATCCAGCGCCGAATCATGTCCCTTATCTGCGTCCAGCGAAAACACAACAAAGGACTATTGCTGGATGGGTTCCCGAATCTGAAATAGGGAGCGACAATATTTACCCAGAGGGAACACTTTTTGTGTCAACAGATGGGGCCGGTAGTCACAGCTACTCTTATGTGTCGAAATTTAGATTCGCATGTAATAGCAACGTCGCCGTCTTGCTTCCAAAACGTGATATGAGCGTAAACGAAAAACTCTACTATGCTCGTTGCATCTCTATGAATCGACATAAATTCTCTTATGGACGAAAACCTAAAGGGGATAGACTAAAGCAAATAGAATTGCCTACAGTCCCAGATTGGGTTAATGAAAAAATTTTCAAAAATAATTTTTCGTCCCTATCCCGATTAATGTCTTTGTCAACCGAAGCAATTGATATAACAGCCACCGATCAAACAGAAACATTTGTTTCGGTCTCCGATCTGTTCAATGTTTTTTATGGTACAAACCTTGAACTGAACGCCCTTGAGCCTGCCGAAAACGGTACCGGTGTCAATTTCGTTTCCCGGTCCTCAAAAAACAACGGGATAAGTGCTCGGGTCAAGCTATTGCCTGACATATCTCCAATACAAGGCGGAGTTCTTACTGTCGCTGGGGGTGGATCAGTTTTGGAGACTTTTTTGCAGCTTGAACCGTTCTATTCGGGGTTTCACCTTTTCTATCTTGTTCCTAGAGAAAGTATGTGTGCTGAAGAACTTCTATACTATGCTTCGTGTATCAGGGAGAACCGTTTCCGTTACAGCTACGGCAGACAAGCGAACAGGACACTGGGTGGTTTGAAGATACCCGCTAGAAGTTCAATCCCGCACTGGGTATTTGGAAGTCTTGCAAAAATCGTAGAGCAGGTAGAAATAGACTTAAAAACATAA